In the genome of Cryptomeria japonica chromosome 8, Sugi_1.0, whole genome shotgun sequence, one region contains:
- the LOC131069258 gene encoding mavicyanin-like yields MAISRISMGAKRLTLLLAFACLTSLLSVRVEGKDIVVGDENNWKLGFNYTAWAETKTFKVGDTLVFNYGKGSHNVQSVSGAAFKDCSTGSDAVSFESGEDRVPLKTAGNMWFLCSVGKHCQNGMKFKITVLPAETAQAAPSMSLAAFAFTVVILAWMAVFLL; encoded by the exons ATGGCCATCAGCAGGATCTCCATGGGAGCTAAGCGCTTAACCCTGCTACTAGCGTTTGCGTGTCTGACATCCCTGCTCTCTGTGCGCGTGGAAGGGAAGGATATTGTAGTGGGTGACGAAAACAACTGGAAACTCGGTTTTAATTACACGGCCTGGGCAGAAACTAAAACTTTTAAGGTTGGGGACACCCTGG TGTTCAATTATGGCAAGGGATCCCATAATGTACAATCTGTAAGCGGAGCAGCATTCAAAGATTGCAGTACGGGATCAGACGCTGTATCATTCGAAAGTGGAGAGGATCGCGTTCCATTGAAGACGGCTGGGAATATGTGGTTCTTATGCTCTGTGGGAAAGCACTGCCAAAATGGCATGAAATTTAAAATCACTGTTTTGCCGGCAGAGACAGCACAGGCCGCCCCATCTATGTCTTTAGCTGCGTTTGCGTTCACGGTTGTCATTCTCGCCTGGATGGCGGTTTTTCTCCTTTAA